The Populus trichocarpa isolate Nisqually-1 chromosome 11, P.trichocarpa_v4.1, whole genome shotgun sequence genome has a segment encoding these proteins:
- the LOC7454979 gene encoding (-)-germacrene D synthase isoform X2: MSSHVSAAPNSIRKAIPDVTRRSANFRPSIWGDYFACHTFNSMFDDHFEQEFIRLKEEVKEMLYATTNKLSQQLNFIDVIQRLGVSYLFESEIDEMLRDLYYQGSGGAYVHDHDLQMVALRFRLLRQQGHYVSCDVFKKFKDTEGNYKVCLANDIQGMLSLYEAIHLRVHREDILEDALTFATTHLKSITTDMCPPPLLVKLRHALDQPIHKDLPWLGAKHYISIYEQEASHSEVLLKFAKLNFNFLQNMHQKELADMTMWWKKVDLSKKLPFARDRLVECYFWILGVCFEPQYSFARIIMTKVIAMTSVMDDVYDVYGTMEELVLFTDAIERWDISNIDHLPEYMKFFYKQLLDVYKEIETELAAQGRSYRVDYAKEAMKKQVQAYFVEARWLHENYMPTMDEYMRISLISSGYPLLTCISFVGMGDIVTKDAFEWLNKDPKIVKAASLIARLMDDIVSHKFEQERGHVASAVECYMNQHEVSEEQAYDELRRQVVEAWKDINEELLIGPEDHVPIPLLTRVLNLARVMDVMYKDGDGYTNAKGKVRNYITSLLIEPVQLATPSLLAS, from the exons ATGTCCTCTCATGTTTCAGCTGCTCCAAACTCAATCCGAAAGGCCATACCAGATGTCACTCGACGCTCTGCAAATTTCCGTCCGAGCATCTGGGGTGATTATTTTGCTTGCCACACTTTCAACTCCAtg TTTGATGATCATTTTGAGCAAGAGTTTATTAGGCTGAAGGAGGAGGTGAAGGAAATGCTATATGCTACTACCAACAAGCTTTCGCAGCAACTGAACTTTATCGATGTAATCCAACGTTTGGGAGTGTCTTACCTCTTTGAAAGTGAAATTGATGAAATGTTGCGTGACTTGTACTATCAAGGTAGTGGTGGCGCCTATGTCCATGATCATGACCTTCAAATGGTTGCTCTTCGATTTCGATTACTTAGACAGCAAGGGCACTACGTTTCATGTG atgTCTTCAAGAAGTTCAAGGATACTGAAGGGAACTATAAGGTTTGCCTAGCAAATGATATTCAAGGAATGCTAAGCTTGTATGAAGCTATACACCTCAGGGTTCACAGAGAAGATATTCTAGAGGATGCACTTACCTTTGCTACCACTCATCTCAAATCAATAACAACAGACATGTGCCCTCCTCCACTTTTGGTAAAGCTAAGACATGCCTTAGATCAACCCATCCACAAGGACCTACCATGGCTAGGAGCAAAGCATTACATCTCTATCTATGAGCAAGAAGCTTCACATAGTGAGGTTCTGCTCAAATTTGCAAAGCTAAATTTCAACTTCCTCCAAAATATGCACCAAAAGGAACTTGCAGATATGACAAT GTGGTGGAAAAAAGTGGACCTTTCAAAGAAGCTTCCATTTGCAAGAGACAGATTAGTAGAATGCTACTTCTGGATATTGGGAGTGTGCTTTGAGCCTCAATACTCTTTCGCTAGAATAATTATGACTAAAGTAATTGCCATGACATCAGTGATGGATGATGTATATGACGTATATGGTACAATGGAAGAACTTGTACTCTTCACAGATGCAATTGAGAG GTGGGATATCAGCAACATCGATCATCTCCCAGAatatatgaagtttttttacAAACAACTCTTAGATGTTTACAAAGAAATTGAGACGGAGTTGGCCGCGCAAGGAAGATCATACAGGGTTGACTATGCGAAAGAAGCA ATGAAGAAACAAGTTCAAGCCTATTTTGTTGAAGCAAGATGGCTCCATGAAAATTACATGCCAACAATGGATGAGTACATGCGCATCTCATTGATTTCCTCTGGCTATCCCTTGCTCACATGCATATCTTTTGTTGGGATGGGAGATATTGTAACAAAAGATGCCTTTGAATGGCTAAACAAGGATCCTAAGATTGTTAAAGCTGCGTCCCTCATAGCCAGACTCATGGATGACATTGTATCCCACAAG TTTGAACAAGAGAGAGGTCATGTTGCCTCAGCAGTAGAGTGCTACATGAACCAGCATGAAGTTTCAGAGGAGCAAGCATATGATGAGCTACGCAGGCAAGTTGTGGAAGCATGGAAAGACATCAACGAAGAGTTGCTAATCGGGCCTGAAGACCATGTGCCGATACCCCTCCTCACTCGTGTTCTCAACCTTGCCCGAGTGATGGATGTCATGTACAAAGATGGAGATGGGTACACAAATGCCAAAGGAAAAGTGAGAAATTACATTACTTCATTGCTCATTGAGCCAGTGCAGTTAGCTACTCCGAGCTTATTAGCTTCATAG
- the LOC7454979 gene encoding (-)-germacrene D synthase isoform X1: MSSHVSAAPNSIRKAIPDVTRRSANFRPSIWGDYFACHTFNSMVNLIYFDDHFEQEFIRLKEEVKEMLYATTNKLSQQLNFIDVIQRLGVSYLFESEIDEMLRDLYYQGSGGAYVHDHDLQMVALRFRLLRQQGHYVSCDVFKKFKDTEGNYKVCLANDIQGMLSLYEAIHLRVHREDILEDALTFATTHLKSITTDMCPPPLLVKLRHALDQPIHKDLPWLGAKHYISIYEQEASHSEVLLKFAKLNFNFLQNMHQKELADMTMWWKKVDLSKKLPFARDRLVECYFWILGVCFEPQYSFARIIMTKVIAMTSVMDDVYDVYGTMEELVLFTDAIERWDISNIDHLPEYMKFFYKQLLDVYKEIETELAAQGRSYRVDYAKEAMKKQVQAYFVEARWLHENYMPTMDEYMRISLISSGYPLLTCISFVGMGDIVTKDAFEWLNKDPKIVKAASLIARLMDDIVSHKFEQERGHVASAVECYMNQHEVSEEQAYDELRRQVVEAWKDINEELLIGPEDHVPIPLLTRVLNLARVMDVMYKDGDGYTNAKGKVRNYITSLLIEPVQLATPSLLAS, translated from the exons ATGTCCTCTCATGTTTCAGCTGCTCCAAACTCAATCCGAAAGGCCATACCAGATGTCACTCGACGCTCTGCAAATTTCCGTCCGAGCATCTGGGGTGATTATTTTGCTTGCCACACTTTCAACTCCAtggtaaatttaatatat TTTGATGATCATTTTGAGCAAGAGTTTATTAGGCTGAAGGAGGAGGTGAAGGAAATGCTATATGCTACTACCAACAAGCTTTCGCAGCAACTGAACTTTATCGATGTAATCCAACGTTTGGGAGTGTCTTACCTCTTTGAAAGTGAAATTGATGAAATGTTGCGTGACTTGTACTATCAAGGTAGTGGTGGCGCCTATGTCCATGATCATGACCTTCAAATGGTTGCTCTTCGATTTCGATTACTTAGACAGCAAGGGCACTACGTTTCATGTG atgTCTTCAAGAAGTTCAAGGATACTGAAGGGAACTATAAGGTTTGCCTAGCAAATGATATTCAAGGAATGCTAAGCTTGTATGAAGCTATACACCTCAGGGTTCACAGAGAAGATATTCTAGAGGATGCACTTACCTTTGCTACCACTCATCTCAAATCAATAACAACAGACATGTGCCCTCCTCCACTTTTGGTAAAGCTAAGACATGCCTTAGATCAACCCATCCACAAGGACCTACCATGGCTAGGAGCAAAGCATTACATCTCTATCTATGAGCAAGAAGCTTCACATAGTGAGGTTCTGCTCAAATTTGCAAAGCTAAATTTCAACTTCCTCCAAAATATGCACCAAAAGGAACTTGCAGATATGACAAT GTGGTGGAAAAAAGTGGACCTTTCAAAGAAGCTTCCATTTGCAAGAGACAGATTAGTAGAATGCTACTTCTGGATATTGGGAGTGTGCTTTGAGCCTCAATACTCTTTCGCTAGAATAATTATGACTAAAGTAATTGCCATGACATCAGTGATGGATGATGTATATGACGTATATGGTACAATGGAAGAACTTGTACTCTTCACAGATGCAATTGAGAG GTGGGATATCAGCAACATCGATCATCTCCCAGAatatatgaagtttttttacAAACAACTCTTAGATGTTTACAAAGAAATTGAGACGGAGTTGGCCGCGCAAGGAAGATCATACAGGGTTGACTATGCGAAAGAAGCA ATGAAGAAACAAGTTCAAGCCTATTTTGTTGAAGCAAGATGGCTCCATGAAAATTACATGCCAACAATGGATGAGTACATGCGCATCTCATTGATTTCCTCTGGCTATCCCTTGCTCACATGCATATCTTTTGTTGGGATGGGAGATATTGTAACAAAAGATGCCTTTGAATGGCTAAACAAGGATCCTAAGATTGTTAAAGCTGCGTCCCTCATAGCCAGACTCATGGATGACATTGTATCCCACAAG TTTGAACAAGAGAGAGGTCATGTTGCCTCAGCAGTAGAGTGCTACATGAACCAGCATGAAGTTTCAGAGGAGCAAGCATATGATGAGCTACGCAGGCAAGTTGTGGAAGCATGGAAAGACATCAACGAAGAGTTGCTAATCGGGCCTGAAGACCATGTGCCGATACCCCTCCTCACTCGTGTTCTCAACCTTGCCCGAGTGATGGATGTCATGTACAAAGATGGAGATGGGTACACAAATGCCAAAGGAAAAGTGAGAAATTACATTACTTCATTGCTCATTGAGCCAGTGCAGTTAGCTACTCCGAGCTTATTAGCTTCATAG
- the LOC7489046 gene encoding uncharacterized protein LOC7489046 isoform X1 codes for MAGNGLPPLGRVKLSDLVPSEGLPSESYKLSVTTLSQSLVQYSAAIIQFSSSDGALLRSGLDSARLYFHQRSSFPAPDMIHTNDSREWCKTSGYYMDPQLWQETYDYRPGLTPIEPNNTMEIPPGGLPDIFCLLGKAARDILDAISFYLNLRSSPFTEILDNVPLRNREISSSVLSVCCHARPSFQGTQHHNLTAHEDGQLVMYPDHENQVDKSLISLVKSDKPGLHIRDLHGRWVPVDVDLGPQEAIVYPGLALYQATAGYVNPALLRTEFNSMQGSMYGRCSLAFKLMPKSMTSLNCSEMRAAGHGVEAQFQLPIPVDDFMQRSHPTDQLFNRHNFQSFSFPTAQDGSAKPLMRRRKNNSRCKPLPPSKRLRLEAQRVLKERVQDIADKKGIKLRFCNLKECENHIHALDSPCANIRMEIGWPPGVPFVHPHDLPNKAKISFLEAYEPGATHDMELSFTDPGQGSQHTSSCNCNSPLISN; via the exons ATGGCAGGCAATGGCCTGCCACCTTTGGGTCGTGTGAAGCTTAGCGATCTAGTTCCCTCTGAAGGCCTTCCTTCTGAATCTTACAAACTATCAGTAACAACTTTGTCACAATCGCTTGTTCAATATTCTGCCGCCATCattcagttttcatcaagtgaCGGGGCTCTCTTAAGATCTGGTTTGGATTCTGCTCGCTTGTATTTCCATCAACGATCATCATTTCCAGCTCCAGATATGATTCACACTAATGATTCTCGCGAATGGTGCAAGACATCAGGTTACTACATGGATCCTCAGCTATGGCAGGAAACATATGATTATAGACCTGGACTCACTCCTATAGAGCCCAACAATACAATGGAAATTCCTCCAGGAGGTTTGCCTGACATCTTTTGCCTGCTTGGAAAGGCAGCTAGGGATATACTGGATGCCATCAGCTTCTATTTGAATTTGCGTAGCTCTCCATTCACTGAAATACTTGATAATGTTCCCTTGAGAAACAGGGAAATATCATCTTCTGTGTTATCTGTTTGTTGTCATGCAAGGCCATCTTTTCAGGGCACACAACATCATAATTTAACAGCCCATGAGGACGGGCAGCTGGTTATGTATCCAGACCATGAGAACCAAGTGGATAAAAGCCTAATATCTCTTGTCAAGTCAGATAAGCCAGGTTTACACATAAGAGACCTTCATGGTCGGTGGGTTCCTGTGGATGTTGATCTTGGTCCTCAAGAAGCCATTGTATACCCTGGTCTTGCCCTCTACCAGGCAACTGCAGGCTATGTCAACCCAGCACTGCTCAGAACAGAGTTTAATAGCATGCAGGGTAGCATGTATGGACGCTGTTCTTTGGCTTTTAAACTTATGCCAAAATCCATGACCAGTCTCAATTGTTCAGAGATGAGAGCAGCTGGTCATGGTGTTGAAGCTCAATTTCAGCTACCAATACCAGTGGATGATTTCATGCAGAGATCTCATCCTACCGACCAGCTCTTTAACAGACATAATTTCCAGAGTTTCAGTTTCCCTACAGCGCAAGATG GATCTGCGAAGCCCTtgatgaggaggaggaagaatAATTCAAGATGCAAACCTCTACCACCTTCAAAGAGGCTAAGGCTTGAGGCCCAGAGGGTTCTGAAAGAAAGAGTTCAGGACATTGCTGATAAAAAGGGTATCAAGTTAAGATTCTGCAACCTGAAAGAGTGTGAGAATCACATTCATGCCCTAGATAGCCCATGTGCAAACATAAGAATGGAGATTGGATGGCCTCCTGGAGTGCCATTTGTTCATCCCCATGATTTACCAAATAAGGCAAAGATTAGTTTTCTTGAAGCTTACGAGCCTGGTGCTACTCACGATATGGAGTTGAGTTTCACAGACCCTGGACAAGGCAGTCAGCATACGTCCAgctgtaattgtaattctcctCTTATATCTAATTAA
- the LOC7488105 gene encoding protein Iojap, chloroplastic isoform X1 produces MAVSTALSIAGAGAGTRFSGDFQQLGRVETRLSQKPRKHSGWLCLYRHQLPHYYKCFWQESRTEKLSFKQILALRKDSDDGFLSNVEDTDEMFDDLFNKYGKVVFRSNDNKPPTAEVDDDAESLSFAVEMAKVASDVKASDIRVLFVKPLVYWTRFFIIATAFSRPQIDAINSRMRDLAEKKYGKVPSGDTKPNSWTLLDFGDVVIHIFLPPQRAFYNLEEFYGNATPIELPFENQPPFGR; encoded by the exons ATGGCAGTGTCCACCGCCTTATCCATAGCCGGTGCAGGTGCCGGAACTCGCTTCTCCGGTGATTTTCAGCAGCTGGGGCGTGTTGAAACTAGGCTTTCTCAAAAACCCAGAAAGCATTCTGGCTGGTTATGCCTGTATAGGCACCAATTACCTCATTATTACAAGTGCTTTTGGCAAGAATCCAGAACCGAGAAATTGAGTTTCAAGCAAATTTTAGCTCTTCGTAAAGATTCTGATGACGGCTTTCTCTCG AATGTAGAAGATACAGATGAGATGTTTGATGACTTGTTCAATAAATATGGAAAAGTAGTCTTTAGGAGCAATGACAATAAACCTCCTACCGCAGAGGTTGATGATGATGCTGAAAGCTTGTCAT TTGCTGTTGAAATGGCCAAGGTTGCAAGTGATGTTAAGGCTTCAGATATAAGGGTCCTCTTCGTAAAGCCTCTTGTGTACTGGACTAGATTTTTTATCATTGCAACAGCATTTTCACGTCCTCAGATTGACGCTATCAA TTCCAGAATGAGGGATCTTGCTGAAAAGAAGTATGGAAAAGTTCCATCTGGGGACACAAAACCCAACTCATGGACCCTGTTGGACTTCG GTGATGTAGTAATCCACATATTTCTTCCTCCGCAGAGAGCGTTCTACAACTTGGAAGAATTCTATGGTAATGCAACACCAATTGAGCTTCCTTTTGAGAACCAACCTCCATTTGGCAGATGA
- the LOC7489046 gene encoding uncharacterized protein LOC7489046 isoform X2 — translation MAGNGLPPLGRVKLSDLVPSEGLPSESYKLSVTTLSQSLVQYSAAIIQFSSSDGALLRSGLDSARLYFHQRSSFPAPDMIHTNDSREWCKTSGYYMDPQLWQETYDYRPGLTPIEPNNTMEIPPGGLPDIFCLLGKAARDILDAISFYLNLRSSPFTEILDNVPLRNREISSSVLSVCCHARPSFQGTQHHNLTAHEDGQLVMYPDHENQVDKSLISLVKSDKPGLHIRDLHGRWVPVDVDLGPQEAIVYPGLALYQATAGYVNPALLRTEFNSMQGSMYGRCSLAFKLMPKSMTSLNCSEMRAAGHGVEAQFQLPIPVDDFMQRSHPTDQLFNRHNFQSFSFPTAQDGSAKPLMRRRKNNSRCKPLPPSKRLRLEAQRVLKERVQDIADKKGIKLRFCNLKECENHIHALDSPCANIRMEIGWPPGVPFVHPHDLPNKAKISFLEAYEPGATHDMELSFTDPGQGSQHTSSCN, via the exons ATGGCAGGCAATGGCCTGCCACCTTTGGGTCGTGTGAAGCTTAGCGATCTAGTTCCCTCTGAAGGCCTTCCTTCTGAATCTTACAAACTATCAGTAACAACTTTGTCACAATCGCTTGTTCAATATTCTGCCGCCATCattcagttttcatcaagtgaCGGGGCTCTCTTAAGATCTGGTTTGGATTCTGCTCGCTTGTATTTCCATCAACGATCATCATTTCCAGCTCCAGATATGATTCACACTAATGATTCTCGCGAATGGTGCAAGACATCAGGTTACTACATGGATCCTCAGCTATGGCAGGAAACATATGATTATAGACCTGGACTCACTCCTATAGAGCCCAACAATACAATGGAAATTCCTCCAGGAGGTTTGCCTGACATCTTTTGCCTGCTTGGAAAGGCAGCTAGGGATATACTGGATGCCATCAGCTTCTATTTGAATTTGCGTAGCTCTCCATTCACTGAAATACTTGATAATGTTCCCTTGAGAAACAGGGAAATATCATCTTCTGTGTTATCTGTTTGTTGTCATGCAAGGCCATCTTTTCAGGGCACACAACATCATAATTTAACAGCCCATGAGGACGGGCAGCTGGTTATGTATCCAGACCATGAGAACCAAGTGGATAAAAGCCTAATATCTCTTGTCAAGTCAGATAAGCCAGGTTTACACATAAGAGACCTTCATGGTCGGTGGGTTCCTGTGGATGTTGATCTTGGTCCTCAAGAAGCCATTGTATACCCTGGTCTTGCCCTCTACCAGGCAACTGCAGGCTATGTCAACCCAGCACTGCTCAGAACAGAGTTTAATAGCATGCAGGGTAGCATGTATGGACGCTGTTCTTTGGCTTTTAAACTTATGCCAAAATCCATGACCAGTCTCAATTGTTCAGAGATGAGAGCAGCTGGTCATGGTGTTGAAGCTCAATTTCAGCTACCAATACCAGTGGATGATTTCATGCAGAGATCTCATCCTACCGACCAGCTCTTTAACAGACATAATTTCCAGAGTTTCAGTTTCCCTACAGCGCAAGATG GATCTGCGAAGCCCTtgatgaggaggaggaagaatAATTCAAGATGCAAACCTCTACCACCTTCAAAGAGGCTAAGGCTTGAGGCCCAGAGGGTTCTGAAAGAAAGAGTTCAGGACATTGCTGATAAAAAGGGTATCAAGTTAAGATTCTGCAACCTGAAAGAGTGTGAGAATCACATTCATGCCCTAGATAGCCCATGTGCAAACATAAGAATGGAGATTGGATGGCCTCCTGGAGTGCCATTTGTTCATCCCCATGATTTACCAAATAAGGCAAAGATTAGTTTTCTTGAAGCTTACGAGCCTGGTGCTACTCACGATATGGAGTTGAGTTTCACAGACCCTGGACAAGGCAGTCAGCATACGTCCAgctgtaatt GA
- the LOC7470973 gene encoding probable BOI-related E3 ubiquitin-protein ligase 3, with amino-acid sequence MAVEARHLNLFPPQLISSREITNPIEANTNMYNTQMGYGVPLSGGTTTTTADTLLPMYSSVITDSISHKTPIKSDSGLTYNVPVQRKRPRDSINPLLSYPTLVQSNKTCAPFSFLGQDLSFQIQQQQLDIDCLVSQHMEKVRMEIEEKRRRQARRIIEAIETGMMKRLRAKEEEIEKIGKLNWALEEKVKSLCVENQIWRDLAQSNEATANTLRSNLEQVLAAQVKEDRTLGAGLDDQTAALLDDAQSCCGSNGGDGDDGWEEKVSERCTLANGAQDNNGAGPRGTGTSSWLCRNCNKAESCVLLLPCRHLCLCTVCGSSLHTCPICKATKNASVHVNLS; translated from the exons ATGGCTGTTGAAGCAAGGCACCTCAATCTCTTCCCTCCTCAACTCATAAGCAGCAG GGAAATAACGAACCCCATTGAAGCAAATACAAATATGTACAACACCCAAATGGGATATGGTGTGCCATTATCAGGAGGAACTACAACGACAACAGCTGATACACTTCTTCCTATGTACAGTTCTGTGATCACTGATTCAATCTCCCATAAAACACCAATCAAATCAGACAGTGGTCTCACTTACAACGTCCCTGTACAAAGAAAGCGCCCAAGAGACTCTATCAATCCTCTCCTCTCATATCCAACTCTAGTACAATCCAATAAGACTTGCGCTCCCTTCTCCTTTCTTGGCCAAGACCTCTCTTTTCAGATCCAACAACAGCAATTAGACATCGATTGCCTTGTTTCTCAACAT atggAGAAAGTAAGGATGGAGatagaagagaagaggaggaggcaAGCAAGGAGGATAATAGAGGCAATAGAGACAGGGATGATGAAGAGGCTAagagcaaaagaagaagaaattgaaaagatagGCAAATTGAATTGGGCCCTCGAAGAGAAAGTCAAGTCTTTGTGCGTAGAGAACCAAATATGGAGAGACTTGGCACAATCCAACGAAGCAACAGCCAATACTCTACGTTCCAATCTTGAACAAGTCCTTGCAGCACAGGTTAAGGAAGACCGCACCCTTGGTGCAGGATTAGATGATCAGACAGCAGCATTACTGGACGATGCCCAATCATGTTGTGGTAGCaatggtggtgatggtgatgatggaTGGGAAGAAAAAGTGTCGGAGAGGTGCACGTTAGCAAATGGGGCGCAGGACAATAATGGTGCAGGTCCAAGGGGTACAGGTACAAGTAGTTGGTTGTGCAGGAACTGTAACAAGGCAGAGTCTTGTGTGTTGCTGTTGCCTTGTAGGCATCTGTGCTTGTGTACTGTTTGTGGGTCAAGTCTCCATACTTGCCCCATCTGTAAAGCCACCAAGAATGCTAGTGTCCATGTTAACTTgtcatga
- the LOC7488105 gene encoding protein Iojap, chloroplastic isoform X2 — translation MAVSTALSIAGAGAGTRFSGDFQQLGRVETRLSQKPRKHSGWLCLYRHQLPHYYKCFWQESRTEKLSFKQILALRKDSDDGFLSNVEDTDEMFDDLFNKYGKVVFRSNDNKPPTAEVDDDAESLSFAVEMAKVASDVKASDIRVLFVKPLVYWTRFFIIATAFSRPQIDAINSRMRDLAEKKYGKVPSGDTKPNSWTLLDFESVLQLGRILW, via the exons ATGGCAGTGTCCACCGCCTTATCCATAGCCGGTGCAGGTGCCGGAACTCGCTTCTCCGGTGATTTTCAGCAGCTGGGGCGTGTTGAAACTAGGCTTTCTCAAAAACCCAGAAAGCATTCTGGCTGGTTATGCCTGTATAGGCACCAATTACCTCATTATTACAAGTGCTTTTGGCAAGAATCCAGAACCGAGAAATTGAGTTTCAAGCAAATTTTAGCTCTTCGTAAAGATTCTGATGACGGCTTTCTCTCG AATGTAGAAGATACAGATGAGATGTTTGATGACTTGTTCAATAAATATGGAAAAGTAGTCTTTAGGAGCAATGACAATAAACCTCCTACCGCAGAGGTTGATGATGATGCTGAAAGCTTGTCAT TTGCTGTTGAAATGGCCAAGGTTGCAAGTGATGTTAAGGCTTCAGATATAAGGGTCCTCTTCGTAAAGCCTCTTGTGTACTGGACTAGATTTTTTATCATTGCAACAGCATTTTCACGTCCTCAGATTGACGCTATCAA TTCCAGAATGAGGGATCTTGCTGAAAAGAAGTATGGAAAAGTTCCATCTGGGGACACAAAACCCAACTCATGGACCCTGTTGGACTTCG AGAGCGTTCTACAACTTGGAAGAATTCTATGGTAA